The Pseudochaenichthys georgianus unplaced genomic scaffold, fPseGeo1.2 scaffold_635_arrow_ctg1, whole genome shotgun sequence region tgcATTCatccagagtcggaaaaagtctaagtcaacttttggaagaaccagagaaaaggggtgaaaatgggaaaaaagtaccccaaaatagtgttccataaggcgggtagagtcccctgacaactccccttgcattcctccagagtcggaaaaagtttaagtcaacttttggaagaaccagagaaaagggtgaaaatggataaattgtatccgaaaatagtgttccataaggcgggtagagtcccctgacaactccccctgcATTCatccagagtcggaaaaagtctaagtcaacttttggaagaaccagagaaaatgggtgaaaatgggaaaaaagtaccccaaaatagtgttccataaggcgggtagagtcccctgacaactccccttgcattcctccagagtcggaaaaagtttaagtcaacttttggaagaaccagagaaaagggggaaaatggataaattgtatccgaaaatagtgttccataaggcgggtagagtcccctgacaactccccctacattcctccagagtcggaaaaagtctaagttaactttttggaagaaccatagaaaagggtgaaaatggataaaaatgtatccgaaaatagtgcctcttgaggcgggtagagtcccctgacaactccccttacataccctagggaccagggggtacaatggttggacatttactaccggccgcggtatgcctactgtacagggtccatataaccgacttaatgcatagcgggaagtcggttatatagacatcaacagaataagtgtttaacggtgatttaaactagtttatgcggggaaaagagtgctcaaaatcggattcaacaggccatccacaccgactcccattaaaagtgattgaaatgtacaggaatctgtccatttcaatcacatttgatgacccgtccagggtgactttcttccccaggaattagtgtctgaaagctggctaacattactttaaatacagtgtgcacgtggctttattacccatgaaatagtgtgtgaaagctgggtgagtttgatgtgaatttaaggaagatatggccctttcaaacagggagatgtacaggcctttattacccaggaattagtgtctgaaagctggctaacattactttaaatacagtgtgcacatggctttattacccatgaaatagtgtgtgaaagctgggtaagtttgatgtgaatttaaggaagatatggccctttcaaacagggagatgtacaggcctttattacccaggaattagtgtctgaaagctggctaacattactttaaatacagtgtgcacatggctttattacccatgcaatagtgtgtgaaagctgggtgagtttgatgtgaatttaaggaagatatggccctttcaaacagggagatgtacaggcctttattacccaggaattagtgtctgaaagctggctaacattactttaaatacagtgtgcacatggctttattacccatgaaatagtgtgtgaaagctgggtgagtttgatgtgaatttagggagggagagcagcagcagcagcagccgccgcagcagcagcagcaggctgtgaccctggcggaaatacattgattgttttagccaggaataagtgtttagaaggcgggtaaagtgttcctgcagctcctccatgacggtaataatgattagatataattgccagggcagaaagctctttttaaaagtgaaaaaacgatttgaaaccgtttgaaatgactggcgggtgctgatggaaagcaggcggaaataaattgattgtttacccaggaaaaggtgtttaaaaggcgggtaaagtgtccctgcagctcctccatgacggtaataatgattagaaatcatttacagggcagaaagctgtttttaaaagtgaaaaaacgatttgaaaccgtttgaaatgactggcgggtgctgatggaaagcaggcggaaataaatggattgttttacccaggagaaggtgtttacaaggcgggtaaagtgttcctgcagcccctaAGTGCCTGATTGTTTCAGAGACCCATAGCCGTGACACAGTGAACCATTTACATCCAAAAGTATCCATTTAAAAGTCATTTGTGTAGGGGGAAAAGGGTGCAGAGagaagggaccagagggtacaatggttggacatttactaccggccgcggtatgcctagtgtacagggtccatataaccgacttaatgcatagcgggaagtcggttatatagacatcaacagaataagtgtttaacggtgatttaaactagtttatgcggggaaaagagtgctcaaaatcggattcaacaggccatccacaccgactcccattaaaagtgattgaaatgtacaggaatctgtccatttcaatcacatttgactacccgaccagggtgactttcttccccattaggtacaccgacaaaggcacctcttcggggccgctccaagaccctcaaaacacggactgaggagctccaggatccctccctgccttgagaaaacaggctagttcacacttccattacgtacaccgacaaagccacctcttcggggccgctccaagacccccaaaacacggacgcagcagccccagcatctctccctgacatgagcaaacaggttatttcagacttccatgaaataccccggggaaaagcacctctctgtggccgctccaagacccccaaaacacggactaaggagctccaggatctctccctgacatgcgtACTTCCAGAACCTCGcacaccttgggtccccgggcccccgaacttaagcactcccccacggactaaaccaagatgatcacaccctcaagaatctcgtgcccctggctacacttaaagggggtctactttgcggtgctttgccgtccgcccatcggcacccatagtcggccttcttcacagcagcagcacccaacctccatggaggattttgctcgtgcccctggctacacttaaagggggtctactttgcggtgctttgccgtccgcccatcggcacccatagtcggccttcttcacagcagcagcacccaacctccatggaggattttgctcgtgcccctggctacacttaaagggggtctactttgcggtgctttgccgtccgcccatcggcacccatagtcggccttcttcacagcagcagcacccaacctccatggaggattttgctcgtgcccctggctacacttaaagggggtctactttgcggtgctttgccgtccgcccatcggcacccatagtcggccttcttcacagcagcagcacccaacctccatggaggattttgctcgtgcccctggctacacttaaagggggtctactttgcggtgctttgccgtccgcccatcggcacccatagtcggccttcttcacagcagcagcacccaacctccatggaggattttgctcgtgcccctggctacacttaaagggggtctactttgcggtgctttgccctccgcccatcggcacccatagtcggccttcttcacagcagcagcacccaacctccatggaggattttgctcgtgcccctggctacacttaaagggggtctactttgcggtgctttgccgtccgcccatcggcacccatagtcggccttattcacagcagcaccacccaacctccatggaggattttgctcgtgcccctggcaacactggtaaacactggtaacatttgtctagccgctgacaggaacttgacatcggaagttgacatcgcatttccattgagcggacacgCGTACAGTTGAAGGGCAAGTTCCATGGTACCTCCATCCATAAGGCTGACATGtgccttacattcctccagagaccagttcgaaaacttaaagttttgtgagaaccatggcAACAATtgtggcaaccatggcaaccatggcaacaattgtatccgatccaaagtgctcatgaggcggatacattcctccatgatttccccatcatgtgaaaatagctctcaaaaaccgggtttccgatttcgtccAAGcatagcttggaaaagatgaatgaattttttggacggaggaagggaggtctcgattcccttctccgttgtaaattgcaacgggggagtgcaaatgTCTCCGGGGCTTCCGctcgaagcgccgaagacttgagcTTTTTGCAGCCCCTCctccgttggcacttagccgttttttcgagaattttcaaaaacttcatttttgattattttaacatataattgaccgttttctttactttttttttatttccacgggtgggggctcatggcaggccgcctatgagctcccaaattcggcctggaacctccgggaattgtgggctaagctccatatactgacgactcccattaaaagtgcatgaaatgtacaggaatctgtccatttcatccccaTCGACGacccccattaaaagtgcatgaaatgtacaggaatccgtccatttcatccacattcgacgaccccattaaaagtgcatgaaatgtacaggaatatgtccatttcatccacattcgacgaccccattaaaagtgcatgaaatgtacaggaatctgtccatttcatccacatttgatgacccagccagggtggctttcttacccaggaattagtgtgtgaaactgGGTAACATTGATGTGAATATAGTGAGAatatgtccatttcatccagggagatgtacagggctttcttacccaggaattagtgtgtgaaagctggatatgtttgctgtgaatttagggaggatatggacatttcatccacatgtgacgactcccattaaaagtgcatgaaatgtacaggaatctgtccatttcatccacatttgacgaccccattaaaagtgcatgaaatgtacaggaatctgtccatttcatccacatttgacgacccgtccaaggtggctttcttacccaggaattagtgtctgaaacctgggtaagattactgtgaatacagggtgcacatggctttattacccaggaattagtgtgtgaaagctgggtaagtttgctgtgaatttagggatgatatggccatttcatccatacatgacgactcccattaaaagtgcatgaaatgtacaggaatctgtccatttcatccacatttgacgaccagtccagggtggctttcttacccaagAATTAGtttctgaaagctgggtaagattactgtgaatacaggggtgcacatggccatttcatccagggagatgtacagggcccgggcccccgaacttaagcactccccacggattaaacccagatgatcacaccctaaagaaactcgtgcccctgggaaccttaaaggggggtgtattttgcggtgctttatcgtccgctcatcggcatccatattcggccttcttcacagcagcagcacccaccctccggtggaggatgttctcgtgcccctgggaaccttaaaggggggtgtattttgcggtgctttatcgtccgcccatcggcatccatattcggccttcttcacagcagcagcacccaccctccGGTGGAGGATGTTCTCGTGCCGCTGGCAACACttacagcaccacctgccctgctggaggttcacactttaactgtttcgaccctcttctaccttacatatcatcccacacttgagcactcctcactcggactaaacacctccatgctaccaccagaacatcgtgcccctggggatcttaaagggaaaaaacccatattgggctttaaaaacagaggacaaagtaagtaattttaacaaactttatttacagtaataaatacgtaataaatacaaaataaatacattcacaCAGGATATACATTATTCACTCACCCAGCACAAGGGGACTGAGTACAACAAAAcattgcatatttacaagttgatcactggcaacagtgtCCGTATCGGGTGAAGTTGGtgcagagtatggcaccctctcttcactcatgtctgaggggctgtgttcggccagtgactggtccctcttcgcTCTCCAAGCGTTGACATTTTTGGAGAATTTTTCATCTGACGTCTCGGCATCGCTGGATTCTTGGTAGGGAGCggggctgtgctcctctccagagccgtcactgtcgatgtcaatacccgccaaagtgtcttcatttcccgctgctgctgctgctgctgctgctgctgctgctgctgcttgcagtgactctgtgaagagcaGCCGTATGTtcgcagcctccttcaaagaaggattcTTCGCGTAAAATGTGTCtgcagttgcagtgttgtgacacatgaaatcactcactctttggcggttgcctttgtcctgaaacctcttcgcattatcggcgtggactgtgcggaggtcggtgaagttaatgggaccttgtagccccacatcagcccatgccaacctcagggagtaggcaaggTTCCTGGACGGGTTCTTCCCCGCTGTGTATAGGAAGTAgcggctctgggtgcaggtcagcgtacccttgatttccagccacctcttcatccatccaaattcttctacggtgaggtacagctgcgcttccccgaacgcgttggccgtcttgtggttgcttacctgttatgacagaggTAGAGAGCGTCAATACAAGTatcaatcatgcatataactgccagaataaatacattttttaatagcactcacatggatgaggtagccgaaggcagtgccagttgtatccgcctttcggacctcggcgttggtcatgttggagtagacccccggacggtggccataaaTACAGCTCCAATGGAGGGTCATGTACCCATAGAGGAGTATCCGGGttgcggtagtcggattgctggccatcacatccaggagctgagggatgcgagttTTGGTCGAAGTCAAACATGCCACGATGTCGTTatggctcggcagaccttccatcttttcccgcttcacttgcatctggtggataagtacttttctcttcagggacttcaggatgtcaacaacttcccgtttgattaaaatcatgtcgttttggctgagcctgctccccttgcacggtgtgtcggccatgtacttgagaaagtgtgatatatttttgatatagaagtcggaggtcgtgacctgaaggcttgattttatcaggctccgggaccacccaCGTATCCTCTTCAGATCCCTCAgaaagagccagtcagacaggcgattgaaaccgtgaGCCATGAAACTTAGGAACGATTTCACTCTGCTTAttttggagactgtgttttcttGGAACCTCACTGTTGGGTCGATGCCCACATAATtctcccggtatccttgcagatactcctctgtgaaacataaaacagtactttaatgacaacacattgtgtgttacagaaactgcatttGTGACATATTGAACacacttacccatgatccgtgggaatgtgatgtcccgcattatattcCCCCGGCCCCTGTCGCGCAACCAGGGGGAATgtatgggaggggaggttgacgaggcctcggtataCATGGATGCAGGTtctgaggagctggatgaatgtgtgtgagagccagtgggggaattgctgcaggcgggaatgggagactttctgcaggagggacctttcgacttggacagcctcgttggtgtcgactctgtTCGGGGTCGTTTCTTTAGAAagacccgctctcgttcctccccatcgaacttgtgcatgtccccggcccgctgatccatcctTTGTCGCTTATGttttatcctctgctgcaacttgcaaCTCCTTCTTTGCCACTGTCATTTTTAGTGTATTTAGAACCACATGTATTTCCTCCCGGGACAGCTCAACATGGTCTTTGTccaagtggcgatccagccttgtgccgcGGTACTCGCATCCTGCAATGGTgcagggatggagcctaatgtttgtccgtccgttggccaacaacagcagaatttttctttcaaCCAAGTTGCGCACACTATGGTGCCTCTGcaggtgcttgctcagggcgcggtaggaactattacagattggacaacggaccgccatccgacctgtattcttgagcatttcggtaccgggaAATGTCACCAGTAGAAAGTATAGAACCGGGGGCGAAAAAGAGggaagcgtgaaaagactcaAGAAAGGTGCACTCAGCATCTTTTTCAAAACATTGTttttttcatttgcatcatcgTGCGAAAggtgtcccatttaggcactcgttaggcgggcagagatccctgtcATCTCTTGGTCTTATCATCCAGGCAAGGCGGGGGCCAAAACTGGATGAAATTGACCAaaaagttaaaaataaatacaataattcaTCCATGGAAAGATGCATGAAAGTCAAAAAAactatccgaaaatagtgcatcaaattgtgggtagagtcccctgacaactcctctcacgttcctccagagtctggtTCTCCCAAAGGTTAACAGaggaaaggggtgaaaatggattaaatgtatccgaaaatagtgcatcaaATTGTGGGTAGAGTCCCCCGACAactcccctcacgttcctccagagtctggtTCTCCCAAAGGATGTACATTACTACATTCATATTTCATCTTTGCTAGAAACATACCCCATGCATTCATCATTTCCCTTTGAAAATCACTCTCTCCATCCATCCCTTTTTCATAcacataaaaatagcacttccCCCACACCCTCCACATTCAATCATCGCCTCACTCAAGAAGTCCTTCCATAAGTGATCTTCTTTATTTGTTAGGTATTTTATTACCTTCTTCACTCTCAACGTGTTTACCTTCCTCGTTAAGTTAACTAATCTTAACCCTCCATCCCTATACTCATTCTCTAACACTTCTCTTGCTATTCTTACCCCTTTCCCCTCCCTCAAGAACTAATTCAATACACTATCTATTTCTTCTATACCTCTCCCTGGCACATCTAGGACATTCAATTAAATTATTTACAATAATGTACAGCTATCGTATAGAaaattggaattgtatttgatcTGAACATGAACCCTTTGATTAAAGATATCAGAATGAAGATGAACCTTAAAGTAAACACAAACCACAAACAAAATAACCTACACAAGGAACAGAAACAATGAAAATAAAACTATTGCTGCAAAAACATTCAGTTTGAACCTATGAAACCAAGTAGAAATCCCACAGGGACATTTTGATATGGTTTTTGTTAAGCAGAGCATTGAGTATTCCTTCTTCTTCACTGACTCAACACTCTTCCAGTTGGAACATATTGGTATGGCCTCATAAATGAACATATATCATTGCATAATTGGACAGAGCAGAAAAATCGACCCGGGTGAAACGATAAGCTCGGGTTTTACTGTCTGTAATAAATGTTAGAGCATCCTTAGTGGTTTGAGAatatatacaaacaataatCAAGTGTTAGATTACAGTCATTATAAGGAGGCTCAAAGGAGAAATCAAAAGCACATGTGATTTTAAGGAAAAGTTTaatttattattaactgtggatTATTGTGTTGCTTCTTCAAATATAAAAAAGTTATATATATCAAATACAAATCTACTTTTGCTGAACAATAAAGACTTTTTTTACActaaaaatgtgtgtttttccttTCCATACATATgtgtttacaatatgttcttaatattattattattattattatggatGGCTGCAGCTATCATCTTGTGTTAAGCCAGGCCTAATGTGAAGCTAAATTCGCAGTCAAGTAAGCTTCAATTCTCATTAAGTCATTTTACACAGCATATTAAGTCGGTTTACATTCTCCTCACAAGCCTTTTCTTTTAACAGGCAGTGGGTTAAGGTCTGACTGTGCCGGAAAAGTAATGTGACTGTCGTTGGACAAGGCTTTAGCAGTGGGAAACCAGCTTGTGGTGGAGGCTATCGGTAAGTATTAACTGCTAATAATGCAGCTGATTGGTTCATCACTGAGGAAAGGGGTCCCTGACGAAGCTTATTGTCTCCCCTCAGATGGCACCAAGCACATTTTGTTAACACCTAGCATAGCTGCTCAGTGTGGATACAGCATGGAGTCTGACCTGTGGGGTAACACCAGAATCTACACCTCCTTCATGGGCTGCTTTGTGGACAACAAGGTTTGTTTGAGCTAAAGTGGTTTAACAGCATTCAATGTAATTTTCTGAAGGCAAGGATATTACATGTTCAATGACAAAGAAGCTGGAACCAAAGACTATTGGGGAGTTTCACTTAATttagttttttatatatttataggaTGATGCTACATTTAACGTTGGCTTGAGACTCCAGATGTACGGCGAGAATCCATCAGACGTGGTCAGTCATGACGTGTCTCAGACTTGCAGCTACACTCGCTGGGCCTCCAGGGAGATCCTCTGCAACAGGAACTACATGGAAGTAGGTCATCTTTACATTGACGAGTCCACCATCTTGTGTGTATGGAAACGAATGCTAAAACCACCATTTTCTGTTTTAGGTTTCGCACCACATGGCTAACCTTGATGCTGAAGCTAAGGGTCAGACTCGGGATGGTAAAGACGAGAAGCTCAACGCCAAGCTTGAAGTATGTTGAATTAAACCGTTCAGATACTACAGTTGAATTCCTCCCTACACCAATGAggatttaattattatttgttcTTTCCTGTAGGCCTCTGGTGCATCACAAGGTATCTGGAAGATGACGTTTTACACCCCAGAACCAGTGGCCATGGTGTTGCAAGAGGCTGAACAAGCCGGCTACGCTGCCAAAACTACCTCCAGTCGCCTGGTTATGCGAAGCCCGTACAATACAGCAGAGACGTATTCAGAGGATGTAAGCAACACACTCCTATACAGTGTTTCTTTCCTTTCCCTCCTTGTCAATTATATGAAACCTCTCCTCTCTAGGTGGCTGGAGTCCCCATGGAAGTGTTCAGGGTGAGCGCCTACTACATGGCACCACAGGGTCTGAATGTAGTGAACTTGGCAGCTGCGTGTCCCAAAGGTGAGTCCTGAGCAACATATTGCCTTCACAGTGAGCTTAATTGTTGCACAGTTAACCTCAACAGCTCCATTTTGTCATCAACAGGTGGCGTCCTCTTCACCGAGGATATGATCTCTTGGCACGTACCTCGCCGTGTGACTCCTCTGTTGGACGGCAGAATTACAGTCTCAGAAATGCACATGGGAATCAACGGGCAGAAGCTTGATAGATCTCAGATGGCCGCACGGGGGTACACACTGAGCACCACAGACTTCCACATCGTCGTCGAGATCCCAGTGGGCTCGCCTGATGGTTACTACAAGGTTGGGGACATCTCTAGATTAGAAATGCAAGAGTCACTAGTGCATCTGCATGTTTTACTGAAATGTCATGAATTATTGCAGAGCCATGCCCCAGATTACCAGTACCACATCACCtaaaatcttgactaaaatgtttactgttttagtcgactaaaataagactaaaatgctcagacttttagtcgactaaaacttgactaaataaaaacaggatgaaggtgactaaatatgactaaaactaaaaaggacatttaacacaggactaagactaaaactaaattaaaaaatagctgacgaaatcaACACTAGTACAGggtaacaacagacagacaaaaagtcctcagtctaatgaaataatccacgagctcagccaatgaatctagcgatgcgaacatggtagtccaggaatgatagtttgttaaatttgagtttgatatactttattaattcccgtggggaaattgtttgtagctggagttggctaataaacgctgctagtcaatgttgattcgatggtcaactctgttcccagatagtaaaacctctcacaaataccgcgtatataacgcaaatacctcggacttagtgatgtattaagacatatgacaaaacatgacataaaacaagcatacagcactgtttagaatcaatttggtctggtttagcgcaaccatgtaggcggccatctttcacttctgttgacaatatgcagctacccaattggtgtagcacgatcacgtgacgaaccgtggcactactttggaccaagatattattacgctttgaagggactagttcagccaataattacgtgcctagaagaattggcaggaattttagcgacaaacttttttttggtggataagcatgactagttcttttttatgaactaaagattgtgtagttccacttctgtggagcgggat contains the following coding sequences:
- the LOC117443598 gene encoding uncharacterized protein codes for the protein MQLIGSSLRKGVPDEAYCLPSDGTKHILLTPSIAAQCGYSMESDLWGNTRIYTSFMGCFVDNKDDATFNVGLRLQMYGENPSDVVSHDVSQTCSYTRWASREILCNRNYMEVSHHMANLDAEAKGQTRDGKDEKLNAKLEASGASQGIWKMTFYTPEPVAMVLQEAEQAGYAAKTTSSRLVMRSPYNTAETYSEDVAGVPMEVFRVSAYYMAPQGLNVVNLAAACPKGGVLFTEDMISWHVPRRVTPLLDGRITVSEMHMGINGQKLDRSQMAARGYTLSTTDFHIVVEIPVGSPDGYYKSHAPDYQYHIT